In the genome of Pongo pygmaeus isolate AG05252 chromosome 9, NHGRI_mPonPyg2-v2.0_pri, whole genome shotgun sequence, one region contains:
- the LOC129009042 gene encoding olfactory receptor 8B4, whose translation MTLKNSSSVTEFILVGLSEQPELQLPLFLLFLGIYVFTVVGNLGLITLIGINPSLHTPMYFFLFNLSFIDLCYSCVFTPKILNDFVSESIISYVGCMTQLFFFCFFVNSECYVLVSMAYDRYVAICNPLLYMVTMSPRVCFLLMFGSYVVGFAGAMAHTGSMLRLTFCDSNVIDHYLCEVLPLLQLSRTSTHVSELVFFIVVGVIIMLSSISIIISYALILSNILRIPSAEGRSKAFSTSGSHIIVVALFFGSGTFTYLTTSFPGSMNHGRFASVFYTNVVPMLNPLIYSLRNKDVKLALGKTLKRVLF comes from the coding sequence ATGACTCTGAAAAACAGCTCCTCAGTGACTGAGTTTATCCTTGTGGGATTATCAGAACAGCCGGAGCTCCagctccctcttttccttctattcttaGGGATCTATGTGTTCACTGTGGTGGGCAACTTGGGCTTGATCACCTTAATTGGGATAAATCCTAGCCTTCACACCCCCATGTACTTTTTCCTCTTCAACTTGTCCTTTATAGATCTCTGTTATTCTTGTGTGTTTACCCCCAAAATACTGAATGACTTTGTGTCAGAAAGTATCATCTCTTATGTGGGATGTATGACTCagctatttttcttctgtttctttgtcaATTCTGAGTGCTATGTGTTGGTATCAATGGCCTATGATCGCTATGTGGCCATCTGCAACCCCCTGCTCTACATGGTCACCATGTCCCCAAGGGTCTGCTTTCTGCTGATGTTTGGTTCGTATGTGGTAGGGTTTGCTGGGGCCATGGCCCATACTGGAAGCATGCTGCGACTGACCTTCTGTGATTCCAATGTCATTGACCATTATCTGTGTGAAGTTCTCCCCCTCTTGCAGCTCTCCCGCACCAGCACCCATGTCAGTGAGCTGgtatttttcattgttgttggaGTAATCATCATGCTATCCAGCATAAGCATCATCATCTCTTACGCTTTGATACTCTCCAACATCCTCCGTATTCCTTCTGCAGAGGGCAGATCCAAAGCCTTTAGCACATCTGGCTCCCACATAATTGTTGTTGCTCTGTTTTTTGGGTCAGGGACATTCACCTACTTAACAACatcttttcctggctctatgaaCCACGGCAGATTTGCCTCAGTCTTTTACACCAATGTGGTTCCCATGCTTAACCCTTTGATCTACAGTTTGAGGAATAAGGATGTTAAACTTGCCCTGGGCAAAACCCTGAAGAGAGTGCTCTTCTAA